CGAGTCGCGGAAGCTCGCGAACCCCGCGACCACCAGCCGTTTCACCCCGGGCAGCGGCCGCAGCTTGACCCGGATGCGGGTGATCGGGCCCAGCGTGCCCTCGGAGCCGGGAAACAGCCGCCACCACTCGAAGCCGCCCTCCTCGGGGCAGGCCCGTTCGAGATCGTAGCCGGTGTAGCGCCGGTTGAGCTTCGGCGTGTTGGCGACGAAGGCCGCGCGCCCGGCGCGTGCCGCCCGCTCGGCCCCGGCAAGCATCGGTGCGGCCCAGTCCGGCGCGGGATCGAGGCTCGAGACCAGCCCCTGCCCCCGCGCGATCTCGACGCCGAGCAGGTTGTCGGAGGTCTTGCCGTAGATCCGCGAGCCCTTGCCCGAGGCATCGGTCGAGACCATGCCGCCGACCGCGCAGCGGGTCGAGGTCGAGGTCTCGGGCGCGAAGAACAGCCCCCGGGGGCGCAGCTGCGCGTTGAGGTCGTCGAGCACGATGCCCGGTTCGACGTCGGCCCACTGCCCCGCCGGATCGACCGCGAGCAGCCGGGTCATGTGGCGCCGCATGTCGAGGATCACGCCGCGGTTCAGGCTCTGCCCGTTGGTGCCGGTGCCGCCGCCGCGCGGGGTGACGGGGATTCCGGCGAACCGGTCCTCTTCGAGCACCGCCATCACGGTCACCACGTCGGCGGCATCGACCGGCGCGACGACGAGGTCGGGCAGGATGCGGTAGACCGAGTTGTCGGTCGACATCGCCGCCCGGAGCGCGCTGTCGCGCTCGACGTCGCCGCGAAAGCCCGCCGCGCGCAGGGCGGCGGGCAGGCCGGAAAGGGCAGAGGTGAAATCGGGTTGCGGTGCGGTCATCTGGGCATCTCCTGTCGGGTCGCATATTGACCGCCCGCGCGCGTTCTTTGAAATTGAAAGTTATGAAGTTGGATTCGGAAAATACGAACTTCAACCTGCGGCACTTGCGGGCGATCCACGCCGTCTGGTCCGAGGGCAGCTTTGCCCGCGCGGCGGACCGGCTCGGCGTCGTGCCCTCGGCGCTGACCGAGACCGTGCGCCAGATCGAGGAGATCGCCGGCGGCGCGCTCTTCGACCGGCGCAGCCGGCCGCCGGCACCGACCCCGCTCGGGCTGGCGTTCCTCAAGGACACGGCGCCGGTGCTCGAGGCGCTGGACCTGTCGCTTTCGCGGGTGCGCGACCGGGCGCGCGGACGGCAGGCCAGCCTGCGGATCGGGGCGACACCTTCGGCGATCACGCCGCTGGTGGCGCCCGCGATCATGGCGTTCCGGCGCGCCCACCCCGAGGTCACGCTGACCCTGCACGACGACATCGCCGAGACGCTGGCCGAGATGGTCGCCGACGACCGGCTCGACCTTGCCGTCGCGGGGCGCGCGCGCAGCTCGCCCGATCTGGTGCAGACGCCGGTCGCCTCCGACCCTTTCGGCCTCGCCTGCCCCGCCCCGCATCCCTTTGCCGCCCGAGGTGCGCCGGTCTCCCTTGCCGAGATCGACCCGGAGGAGGTCATCCACCTCAGCACCAACACCGGCACCGCGCGGCTTCTGGCGGGCGCGCCCTCGCTGCCCGAGACGCTGAAGACCGGGCGGCTGCGGACGCATTCCACCGTGGCACAGCTCTGTCTCGTGCGGGCGGGCGTCGGTGTCGCGCTTCTGCCGCGCAACGCGGTCACCCTGTTCAACGACCCCGCCATCGCCTTTGTCCCGCTGGCCGATCTCGTGCTCGACCGGGTGCTCTACCTGCTGCGCCCGGCGCGGCGCACGGCCTCGCCCATGGCGCTGCGCTTCGAGGAAATGCTGGCGCTGCCCGCGACCGGGTAACCCCCGGACCGACCGCAGAAATCACCGAGATGTCACCAAAGCGTAGCGCCGCTGAAACGCGGGCGCGCGGTTGATGCGCGCGATGCCCCCTTTTCCCGAAGAGCAACAGGACACCGCCCATGCCCGCACTCAGGCCCCCGCTCAGGATCGGCGCCGCGCTGACCGCCGCCGAGATCGCCACCCACCGCGACTGGCTGTTCGACCACGACCGCGACATCGAGATCCAGGACTTCATGTCCCACGCGGCGCTCACGCACGAGCGCGACGACCGCGTCGCCGCCGTCCGCGCGGCGCTTGACGGCCATGCCGGCAGGCGCGGCATCCACGGCCCCTTCGAGGGGCTCGACATCGACAACAAGGACCCCGAGCTGCGCCCGCTCATCACCGCGCGCTTCCTTGCCGCGCTCGAGGCCGCCGACCGGATCGGCGCGCGGCAGATGGTCATGCACTCGCCCTACACCCGCTGGTACGAGTACAACCGCCTCGCGCAGCCTGACTACGCCGCGACGAAGCTGGCGCTGGTCCATGACGTCATGGCCCCGGTGGTGCGCAAGGCCGGCGAGATGGGCATCACGCTGGTGATCGAGAACATCCACGACGTCCGCCCCGAGACCCGCCGGGAGATGGTCGAGAGCTTCGGATCGGAGGCCATCGCGCTGTCGATCGACACCGGCCACGCGCAGCTTGCGCGGCGCATGTCGGGCGCGCCGCCGGTGGATTACTTCGTGCGCGACGCGGGCGCGCGGCTGGCGCATGTCCACCTGCAGGACCTCGACGGCCACGCCGACCGCCACTGGGCCCCGGGCGAGGGCGAGATCGAATGGCCGGCGGTGTTCCGGGCGCTCGCCGATTGCAACGGCGCGCCGCATCTGGTGCTGGAACTCGCAGACAGCGCCGACATCCCGGCGGGCTTTGCCCACCTGCAGCGGCTGGGGCTCGCGGTCTGAGGCGCCCGCCTCAGGCCGGGTTGGCGCGGGCGGGAGCCGGGACCGCTTCCCAGCTTTCGCCCATGGCGACGATGCAGGCGGTGCCGCTGCTGTAGCTCTGCACGAGAATCCAGTCGCCGCTGTCCGGCGCGACCCAGATCTCGAGAACGGTATCGGGCCCGCGCAGGCCCTGCCCCTGCCGCGTGGCGCCCTGCACCGTGGCAAGCCTCTGTTCGAGCCTCGCGCGGTCGTCGCAGATCACCTCGGCCAGCTGGGCCGGGGCGGCGGCGGGCAGCATCAGGCAAGTGAGGAGGGCGGCGCAGGCAAGACGGGTCATCCTCCGAGGCTAGCAAAGCGGGCGAGTCGTGTAACGCTTTTATGACGCGGCGCACCGTTTCGGGTGGCGGATGCCGGAAACCCCGGCACACCGCCGCACGGACAGGCGCTGTCATCGCCCCGATACAAAACCTTCGGAAATCCGTTTCCAAACCGTCACCGAAGCGTCGGGAACCCTGAAGTAGGTCCGCTACAAATTCGAGGGGATACGATGCTGGACGTACAGGCACTGACGAAGACATTCGGTGACAAGACCGCCGTGGACCGGGCGAGCTTTG
Above is a genomic segment from Salipiger profundus containing:
- a CDS encoding LysR family transcriptional regulator translates to MKLDSENTNFNLRHLRAIHAVWSEGSFARAADRLGVVPSALTETVRQIEEIAGGALFDRRSRPPAPTPLGLAFLKDTAPVLEALDLSLSRVRDRARGRQASLRIGATPSAITPLVAPAIMAFRRAHPEVTLTLHDDIAETLAEMVADDRLDLAVAGRARSSPDLVQTPVASDPFGLACPAPHPFAARGAPVSLAEIDPEEVIHLSTNTGTARLLAGAPSLPETLKTGRLRTHSTVAQLCLVRAGVGVALLPRNAVTLFNDPAIAFVPLADLVLDRVLYLLRPARRTASPMALRFEEMLALPATG
- a CDS encoding sugar phosphate isomerase/epimerase family protein — its product is MPALRPPLRIGAALTAAEIATHRDWLFDHDRDIEIQDFMSHAALTHERDDRVAAVRAALDGHAGRRGIHGPFEGLDIDNKDPELRPLITARFLAALEAADRIGARQMVMHSPYTRWYEYNRLAQPDYAATKLALVHDVMAPVVRKAGEMGITLVIENIHDVRPETRREMVESFGSEAIALSIDTGHAQLARRMSGAPPVDYFVRDAGARLAHVHLQDLDGHADRHWAPGEGEIEWPAVFRALADCNGAPHLVLELADSADIPAGFAHLQRLGLAV